In Hamadaea flava, a genomic segment contains:
- a CDS encoding DUF262 domain-containing protein: MQARTLTPAAIFGNQVRYVVPLFQRPYVWSEEDQWAPLWDDVHRIAEQLLAGPVGYGTPQPPVHFLGAIVLDQPPTPTGYIGVRHVVDGQQRLTTLQLMLDAAEWVASRHGAAIDAQALKVLVLNESAITPNPYEVYKVWPTDRDQDAFLAAMDNSTDVPPDLESSPVARAHQFFTKAIEKWAVVPDDADRTIARIRALALTLREHLKMVVIDLEPGDNAQVIFETLNHRGAPLLAADLIKNLVFQTAAGQGLDTAELYNRYWRELDSDYWRQKVARGRQYIPRIDIFVNYWLVMHLRHEVPADRIFVEFRDHLVSGQPAIEPILAELAQDAAIYRALDSHPARSAVGRFHYRAIQALDSAVVTPFLLALLRQPAGALTVAQRDKALAALESWLIRRAVCRLTSKDINRLIIDLLQRLADAEPSSAGDVTEAFLLAQTADSRLWPTDAMVVEALTSMPAYKALLRGRLRMLLEAIEDHRRTDKSEQPGCPRGLTIEHVMPQAWREHWAPDLDPDIDPAKRDQLLHTLGNLTLVNNKLNPALSNRPWTDASAQSRKLGNSGKRSELLRHSTLKINADIVEMAAERWNDAAVQQRTAKLATVLTEIWLRPSQELPSVVILANAELDALPTAELADVESSTNGHTSKYQPITEWLKAQTADTLPLTFTEMEDVLGQLLPPSARRHLPYWYDHQNSLGKAIKAAGFRPQGADLTAEQVTLVRD; this comes from the coding sequence ATGCAAGCTCGAACGCTAACTCCGGCAGCAATCTTCGGCAACCAGGTTCGCTATGTGGTTCCGCTATTCCAGCGTCCTTACGTCTGGTCCGAGGAGGACCAGTGGGCTCCACTGTGGGACGACGTTCATCGCATCGCCGAACAGCTGCTCGCCGGGCCAGTCGGCTATGGAACGCCGCAGCCGCCAGTGCACTTTCTCGGCGCGATCGTCCTCGATCAACCGCCGACGCCGACGGGCTACATCGGCGTACGCCATGTGGTGGATGGACAGCAGCGCCTCACAACACTCCAGCTGATGCTGGACGCCGCGGAGTGGGTAGCTTCCCGACACGGCGCAGCCATCGACGCGCAGGCGCTAAAGGTTCTGGTCCTGAACGAGTCAGCGATCACTCCCAATCCTTACGAGGTCTACAAGGTCTGGCCGACGGATCGGGATCAGGACGCGTTCCTCGCGGCGATGGACAACTCCACGGACGTTCCACCTGACCTCGAGAGCAGTCCTGTCGCGCGAGCACATCAGTTCTTCACCAAGGCCATCGAGAAATGGGCGGTAGTGCCCGACGACGCCGACCGGACGATCGCTCGCATAAGGGCGCTTGCGCTGACCCTTCGCGAGCACCTCAAGATGGTCGTGATAGATCTCGAACCCGGCGACAACGCTCAGGTGATCTTCGAGACGCTCAACCACCGAGGCGCGCCGCTTCTCGCGGCGGACCTGATCAAGAATCTCGTCTTCCAAACCGCCGCCGGCCAAGGACTCGACACAGCCGAGCTGTACAACCGTTACTGGCGCGAACTGGACAGCGACTACTGGCGGCAGAAGGTGGCTCGGGGTCGCCAGTACATCCCACGCATCGATATCTTCGTCAACTATTGGCTGGTCATGCACCTTCGGCACGAAGTGCCTGCCGACCGCATCTTCGTAGAGTTCCGAGACCACCTTGTCTCCGGCCAGCCTGCGATCGAACCGATCCTGGCCGAACTGGCCCAGGACGCTGCCATCTACCGGGCCTTGGATTCCCACCCCGCACGGTCCGCGGTCGGCCGCTTCCACTATCGCGCGATTCAAGCTCTCGATTCGGCAGTCGTCACACCGTTCCTGCTGGCCCTGCTGCGTCAACCCGCTGGCGCTCTGACTGTCGCCCAACGAGACAAGGCGCTCGCCGCCCTGGAGAGTTGGCTGATTCGCCGGGCGGTCTGCCGCTTGACCAGCAAGGACATCAATCGACTGATCATCGATCTGCTTCAGCGGCTTGCCGACGCAGAACCGAGTTCGGCGGGCGACGTCACAGAAGCCTTCCTCCTAGCACAGACAGCCGACTCGCGATTGTGGCCGACGGACGCGATGGTCGTGGAAGCGCTCACCTCGATGCCGGCCTACAAGGCCCTGCTGCGCGGGCGTCTCCGGATGCTTCTGGAGGCGATTGAGGATCACCGGCGCACCGACAAGAGCGAGCAGCCGGGGTGCCCCAGAGGACTTACCATCGAGCACGTCATGCCTCAGGCGTGGCGTGAACATTGGGCACCCGACCTGGACCCGGACATCGACCCAGCAAAACGGGATCAATTGCTCCACACGCTGGGCAACCTGACGCTGGTCAACAACAAGCTCAATCCCGCCTTGTCCAACCGCCCCTGGACGGACGCCAGCGCCCAGAGCCGGAAGCTAGGGAACAGCGGCAAACGGTCGGAACTCCTCCGGCACAGCACGCTGAAGATCAATGCCGACATAGTAGAGATGGCTGCTGAGCGGTGGAACGACGCCGCCGTCCAGCAGCGTACGGCCAAGCTCGCGACGGTGCTCACGGAAATCTGGCTCAGGCCGAGCCAGGAGCTGCCAAGTGTGGTCATTTTGGCCAACGCTGAGCTGGACGCGCTTCCTACGGCGGAACTGGCCGACGTTGAGTCTTCGACGAATGGGCACACGAGCAAATATCAGCCCATAACCGAATGGCTCAAAGCACAGACGGCTGACACGCTTCCGCTGACGTTCACCGAGATGGAGGACGTACTCGGCCAACTCCTTCCACCGTCTGCCCGGCGGCATCTGCCCTATTGGTACGACCATCAGAACTCGCTCGGAAAAGCCATCAAAGCCGCAGGCTTTCGACCTCAGGGCGCCGATCTGACGGCCGAGCAGGTCACGCTCGTTCGCGATTGA
- a CDS encoding cellulose binding domain-containing protein, translating into MRRRASAALAGVAALVAATGAAVITALPASAAAGCTVQYSVSSQWPGGFGANVAITNLGSPISSWTLVWSFGAAQTVTQYWNATVTQSGSTVTAKNVSYNGSLATNASTSFGFNGSWNNSSNPVPASFTLNGTACTGTVTSSPTPSATSASPTASPSPSSSGSTGVPSDAAWVATGQWDSWTNNGYTLNNDVWGSGAGPQTIWARTGTNWGVIANHPRTSGVKAYPHTGKTINRTISSLASLTTSFNVSVPGDGDWETAYDIWANNYAYEVMLWTNKNGAVGPIADSYDSNGAVPSFTNLSVGGQTWNVYKGNNGSNAVFSFLRTSNTNSGSIDVLAVLKWLRTQGWWADVTVGDVQFGFELSGTAGQQAFTCNSFAITYS; encoded by the coding sequence ATGCGTAGACGTGCTTCCGCCGCCCTGGCGGGTGTGGCGGCGCTGGTCGCCGCGACCGGAGCCGCGGTGATCACCGCGCTCCCGGCGTCGGCCGCGGCCGGCTGTACCGTCCAGTACTCGGTCTCGTCCCAGTGGCCTGGCGGTTTCGGGGCCAACGTCGCCATCACCAACCTCGGGAGCCCGATCTCCTCGTGGACGCTGGTGTGGTCGTTCGGCGCCGCGCAGACCGTCACCCAGTACTGGAACGCGACCGTCACCCAGAGCGGCTCCACGGTCACCGCCAAGAACGTCAGCTACAACGGTTCGCTCGCCACCAACGCGTCCACCTCGTTCGGCTTCAACGGCTCGTGGAACAACTCGTCCAACCCCGTGCCGGCCAGCTTCACCCTGAACGGCACTGCTTGCACCGGCACCGTCACCAGTTCGCCGACGCCCTCGGCGACGTCCGCCTCGCCGACGGCGTCCCCGAGTCCGAGTTCGAGCGGCTCCACGGGTGTGCCGTCGGATGCCGCCTGGGTGGCCACCGGGCAGTGGGACAGCTGGACCAACAACGGGTACACGCTGAACAACGACGTCTGGGGCTCGGGTGCCGGACCGCAGACGATCTGGGCGCGTACCGGGACGAACTGGGGAGTCATCGCCAACCACCCGAGGACGTCCGGGGTCAAGGCGTACCCGCACACCGGGAAGACGATCAACCGGACGATCAGCTCCCTGGCCAGCCTCACCACCTCGTTCAACGTGAGCGTGCCGGGCGATGGCGACTGGGAGACCGCGTACGACATCTGGGCCAACAACTACGCCTACGAGGTGATGTTGTGGACCAACAAGAACGGCGCGGTCGGGCCGATCGCCGACTCGTACGACTCCAACGGCGCGGTGCCGTCGTTCACCAACCTGAGCGTCGGCGGCCAGACGTGGAACGTCTACAAAGGCAACAACGGGAGCAACGCGGTCTTCTCGTTCCTGCGGACGAGCAACACCAACTCGGGCAGCATCGACGTGCTGGCCGTGCTGAAGTGGCTGCGGACCCAGGGCTGGTGGGCCGACGTGACCGTCGGCGACGTGCAGTTCGGCTTCGAGCTGTCCGGAACCGCCGGCCAGCAGGCCTTCACCTGTAACAGCTTCGCGATCACCTACAGCTGA
- a CDS encoding helix-turn-helix domain-containing protein, whose product MTLRFETRGSDSPWIDTVWTCTSDQVTEMTSVAGVCWGLVFWEREGDAYAAITGPETSAGTAPVPEGATFVGIEFAVGTSLRAVPVPVLVGGGIGLPDVTRRSFPLDGVRWERPSADDAEALVERLIRAGAVLRDPLVSEVRRGHPADVSARTLERRFRSTTGLTQGAVRQIERARTAAALLAAGTPIADVVFALDYFDAPHLAVALRRYIGRTAVQLREGDGGAIALDLGQRVTS is encoded by the coding sequence GTGACGTTGCGATTCGAGACTCGCGGGTCCGACTCGCCGTGGATCGACACCGTGTGGACCTGCACCAGCGATCAGGTCACCGAGATGACCTCCGTCGCGGGGGTCTGCTGGGGTCTGGTGTTCTGGGAACGCGAAGGCGACGCGTACGCGGCGATCACCGGCCCGGAGACGAGCGCCGGAACCGCGCCGGTGCCCGAAGGCGCGACCTTCGTCGGCATCGAGTTCGCGGTCGGCACGTCGCTGCGCGCAGTCCCGGTGCCGGTGCTCGTCGGCGGCGGGATCGGCCTCCCCGACGTCACGCGAAGAAGCTTCCCCCTCGATGGAGTGCGCTGGGAGCGGCCATCCGCCGATGACGCCGAGGCACTGGTGGAGCGCCTCATCCGGGCCGGGGCCGTCCTCCGCGACCCGCTGGTCAGCGAGGTACGCCGAGGCCATCCCGCCGACGTGTCAGCGCGTACGCTCGAACGCCGGTTCCGGTCGACGACCGGGCTCACCCAAGGCGCCGTACGCCAGATCGAACGGGCGCGGACGGCGGCGGCGCTCCTGGCAGCGGGAACGCCGATCGCCGACGTCGTCTTCGCGCTCGACTACTTCGACGCGCCGCACCTGGCCGTCGCGCTGCGCCGCTACATCGGGCGTACCGCCGTGCAACTTCGCGAGGGCGACGGTGGCGCGATCGCCTTGGACCTCGGTCAGCGGGTCACGTCGTAG
- a CDS encoding dihydrofolate reductase family protein, producing MRKLVYTGFMSLDGVVDSPGGGPGEEHRSGGWVFKDIEFLPEAFALKGDELADTSALMFGRRSYEAFAPTWRESEDHAAYKELPKYVVSSTLGEDAVVDGWGPTTILRSADDVAALKQGEGGAIFIHGSAELARRLSDAGLVDQYNLLVFPILLGDGKSVFSRSDREKQMLTLRESQAYPNGIMKVIYDVTR from the coding sequence ATGCGCAAGCTGGTCTACACCGGGTTCATGTCCCTCGACGGTGTGGTGGACTCCCCCGGCGGCGGGCCGGGCGAGGAGCACCGCAGCGGCGGCTGGGTGTTCAAGGACATCGAGTTCCTGCCCGAGGCGTTCGCCCTCAAGGGTGACGAACTGGCCGACACTTCCGCGCTGATGTTCGGCCGGCGCAGCTATGAGGCGTTCGCGCCGACCTGGCGCGAGTCGGAGGACCACGCCGCCTACAAGGAGCTGCCCAAGTACGTGGTGTCGAGCACGCTGGGCGAGGACGCGGTCGTCGACGGCTGGGGTCCGACGACCATCCTGCGCTCGGCCGACGACGTCGCCGCCCTCAAGCAGGGCGAGGGCGGTGCGATCTTCATCCACGGGAGCGCCGAACTCGCCCGGCGCCTGTCGGACGCCGGTCTCGTCGACCAGTACAACCTGCTCGTCTTCCCGATCCTGCTCGGCGACGGCAAGAGCGTGTTCAGCCGGTCCGACCGCGAGAAGCAGATGCTCACGCTCCGCGAGTCGCAGGCGTACCCGAACGGGATCATGAAGGTGATCTACGACGTGACCCGCTGA
- a CDS encoding YciI family protein — MSKYMLIMRGTDESNAALMAGFEELAASTYQYIEELVKAGVFLAAEGLDDPGQSVVIDFNGAAPVVTDGPYGETKELFGGYFMIDVASKQEAVEWAKRIPAVTGSKIEVRRVAGDDEMPAFVEERADSETTGRI, encoded by the coding sequence ATGTCGAAGTACATGCTGATCATGCGGGGCACCGACGAGTCGAACGCGGCCTTGATGGCCGGCTTCGAGGAGCTGGCGGCTTCGACGTATCAGTACATCGAGGAGCTGGTCAAGGCCGGTGTGTTCCTCGCGGCCGAGGGGCTGGACGATCCCGGCCAGAGTGTCGTGATCGACTTCAACGGCGCTGCCCCGGTCGTCACGGACGGGCCGTACGGCGAGACCAAGGAGCTGTTCGGCGGTTACTTCATGATCGATGTCGCCTCGAAGCAGGAGGCGGTCGAGTGGGCCAAGCGGATTCCGGCGGTGACCGGGTCCAAGATCGAGGTACGCCGCGTGGCCGGCGACGACGAGATGCCGGCGTTCGTCGAGGAACGGGCCGACAGCGAGACCACCGGCCGGATCTGA
- a CDS encoding RNA polymerase sigma factor, whose amino-acid sequence MDAADVEAVWRIESARIVAALTRFTGDFGLAEDAAQEAVAEALVSWPVEAPSSPAGWLMATARRRAIDAIRRRAALQDRYALLAAEPEAAFGVEEEADPDRIDDDILALMFVSCHPVLSPEARVALTLRVVGGLSSEQIARAFLVPVPTVQARITRAKKTIAAAGVPFELPPADQRRERLGGVLSVLYVIFTEGSTATSGDRLVRPDVAYEAIRLARTLAALQPDEPEVYGLLALCELTAARFPARTAADGSPILLEDQDRRRWDRSAIRRGLAALAKASPRGLGPYGLQAAIAAAHATAPSVEATDWDRIVVLYEVLGRVAPSPVVELNRAVAVAMASGPAQALAIVDELIASDRLPGSHLVPTVRGELLARLGRRPEARAELELAARLCTNERERSVLVRKAAALG is encoded by the coding sequence ATGGATGCGGCTGACGTCGAGGCCGTCTGGCGGATCGAGTCGGCGCGGATCGTCGCCGCGCTGACTCGGTTCACCGGGGACTTCGGGCTGGCCGAGGATGCCGCCCAGGAGGCGGTGGCCGAGGCGTTGGTGTCGTGGCCCGTGGAGGCGCCGAGCAGTCCGGCCGGTTGGCTGATGGCCACCGCTCGGCGGCGGGCCATCGACGCGATCCGCCGCCGGGCCGCCCTCCAGGACCGGTACGCCCTGCTGGCGGCCGAACCGGAGGCCGCGTTCGGCGTCGAGGAGGAGGCCGACCCGGATCGGATCGACGATGACATCCTGGCGCTGATGTTCGTCAGCTGCCATCCGGTGCTCTCGCCCGAGGCCCGGGTGGCGTTGACGCTGCGGGTGGTCGGCGGCCTGTCCAGCGAGCAGATCGCCCGCGCGTTCCTCGTGCCGGTGCCAACCGTGCAGGCCCGGATCACCCGGGCGAAGAAGACCATCGCAGCGGCCGGCGTGCCGTTCGAGCTGCCACCAGCCGACCAACGCCGCGAACGACTCGGCGGCGTACTCAGCGTGCTGTATGTGATCTTCACCGAGGGGTCGACGGCCACCTCCGGCGACCGGCTGGTCCGCCCCGACGTCGCGTACGAGGCGATTCGGCTGGCCCGCACGCTTGCCGCGCTTCAGCCGGACGAGCCGGAGGTGTACGGTCTGCTCGCGTTGTGCGAGCTGACGGCCGCGCGCTTCCCGGCTCGGACCGCCGCCGACGGGTCGCCGATCCTGCTGGAAGATCAGGACCGGCGGCGGTGGGACCGCTCCGCGATCCGCCGCGGACTGGCGGCGTTGGCCAAGGCCTCGCCGCGCGGTCTGGGTCCCTACGGTCTGCAGGCCGCGATCGCCGCCGCCCACGCGACGGCGCCGTCGGTGGAGGCGACCGACTGGGACCGGATCGTGGTCCTCTACGAGGTGCTCGGCCGCGTCGCGCCCTCGCCGGTGGTGGAGCTCAACCGGGCCGTCGCCGTGGCCATGGCTTCCGGTCCGGCGCAAGCCCTGGCCATCGTGGACGAGCTGATCGCCTCGGATCGGCTCCCTGGTTCCCATTTAGTGCCGACGGTACGCGGAGAGCTGCTGGCCAGGCTCGGCCGGCGGCCGGAGGCGCGTGCCGAGCTGGAATTGGCAGCCCGGCTTTGCACGAACGAGCGCGAACGTTCGGTGCTGGTACGCAAGGCGGCCGCATTGGGCTGA
- a CDS encoding MFS transporter, with protein MRRYVAALVVDSVGGGILRPFLVLYAVTVLGLGVGQAGVALSVGSLAGLAVLPLVGRWIDRGARSATVATALFVRVVGVAVLLTGNGLAAFAVASALLGIGGQAFPAAHAAVVAALRQGRERDAALAMTRSVRNAGMGSGALLAMLAVAVGGNVLTGLLAGTAVAFLVAGGLALSTRVTAVESRHDHDPGTPPSMAGLLVANLPFAMCFSVLEVVLPALLVTRMHASAAWPAALFVANTVLVIALQVPLVKWLSRWARGTVWAAAGVVLGLSYLGFWAGEAVGATAIAVVGVVYTLGEILYTGSGTALVIAATPPAQVGRALVRFQLSTGLGMACAPAALMGLLDVSPALLWGCLTVATLAAALAVGRRRSSAQQLSAGVNA; from the coding sequence GTGCGCAGATATGTGGCGGCCCTGGTGGTCGATTCGGTGGGCGGCGGGATACTTCGGCCGTTCCTGGTGCTCTACGCCGTGACCGTGCTCGGGCTGGGGGTCGGCCAGGCCGGCGTCGCGCTGTCGGTCGGCTCGCTGGCCGGGCTTGCGGTGCTCCCCCTCGTGGGACGGTGGATCGACCGCGGGGCGCGGTCGGCGACGGTCGCGACGGCGCTGTTCGTCCGCGTCGTCGGGGTGGCCGTCCTCCTCACCGGCAATGGGCTGGCGGCGTTCGCTGTCGCCTCGGCCCTGTTGGGCATCGGCGGTCAGGCGTTCCCGGCAGCGCACGCGGCGGTGGTGGCAGCGCTCCGACAGGGGCGGGAACGCGATGCCGCGCTCGCGATGACGAGATCGGTACGCAATGCCGGGATGGGCTCGGGCGCACTACTGGCGATGCTCGCCGTGGCCGTCGGTGGGAACGTTCTGACCGGCCTCCTGGCCGGCACCGCCGTGGCTTTCCTCGTTGCGGGCGGCCTCGCGCTGTCGACCCGAGTGACCGCCGTCGAGTCGAGGCACGACCACGACCCCGGTACGCCGCCCAGCATGGCCGGGCTGCTCGTGGCCAACCTCCCCTTCGCCATGTGCTTCAGCGTGCTGGAGGTGGTGTTGCCGGCGTTGCTCGTGACCCGGATGCACGCCAGCGCTGCCTGGCCGGCGGCCCTGTTCGTCGCCAACACAGTGCTGGTGATCGCGCTTCAGGTACCCCTGGTCAAGTGGTTGTCGCGCTGGGCCCGCGGAACGGTGTGGGCTGCGGCCGGGGTCGTGCTCGGCCTGTCCTATCTGGGCTTCTGGGCGGGCGAGGCGGTGGGAGCTACGGCCATCGCAGTGGTCGGCGTCGTCTACACGCTCGGCGAGATCCTCTACACCGGAAGCGGAACCGCCCTGGTGATCGCGGCCACGCCGCCCGCGCAGGTGGGCCGCGCGTTGGTGCGCTTCCAGCTTTCCACCGGGCTCGGCATGGCCTGCGCCCCGGCCGCGCTCATGGGACTGCTCGATGTCAGCCCGGCCCTGCTGTGGGGATGCCTCACGGTGGCGACCCTGGCAGCGGCTCTGGCCGTGGGCCGCCGACGTTCATCTGCCCAGCAGCTCTCCGCCGGCGTCAACGCCTGA
- a CDS encoding DUF5937 family protein, which yields MAISIDITGVPQERFLFAPSPLAELTSMLHALSEPGHHPALHGWITATSAALKPELSERMIEADFLWRSSRADFFVPSRPKATLAEELDEVDQLDDEAYVFAALMTTSCGSAPLYRRFSREKALERASARGPRQAEFAERLLADPPRVRTWVRRLLEDCEQAFFAESWARVQNQLAADSRHKADLLAHHGLPAMLTAVSPSISLQDDRIVVDKLQDNATTAYGAGITFVPTAFGHPHLLVVHAPGWRPVIQYPAAQPGLPHPISLQDVQRRIDALAHPVRRRLARTIARGPHTTGELADAWQLTAPEVSRHLAVLKQAGLVTVSRRGRYVLYQLDLVVCARLGADFVEAILR from the coding sequence GTGGCCATCTCGATCGACATCACCGGCGTGCCGCAGGAGCGATTCCTGTTCGCGCCGTCCCCGCTGGCCGAGCTGACCTCGATGCTGCACGCGCTGTCCGAGCCCGGCCATCACCCGGCACTGCACGGCTGGATCACGGCCACCTCCGCCGCACTCAAGCCGGAACTCAGCGAGCGCATGATCGAGGCCGACTTCCTCTGGCGGTCCTCCCGGGCCGACTTCTTCGTGCCCAGCCGGCCGAAGGCCACGCTGGCCGAGGAGCTGGACGAGGTCGACCAGCTCGACGACGAGGCGTACGTGTTCGCCGCGTTGATGACGACCAGCTGCGGCTCGGCACCGCTGTACCGCCGCTTCTCGCGCGAGAAGGCACTGGAACGGGCGTCGGCCCGTGGTCCTCGGCAAGCCGAGTTCGCCGAGCGCCTGCTCGCCGACCCACCACGGGTGCGGACCTGGGTACGCCGCCTGCTCGAAGACTGCGAACAGGCGTTCTTCGCCGAATCTTGGGCGCGAGTGCAGAACCAGCTCGCCGCGGACTCCCGGCACAAAGCGGATCTGTTGGCGCACCACGGTCTCCCGGCCATGCTCACCGCCGTGTCACCGTCGATCTCGCTGCAAGACGACCGGATCGTGGTCGACAAACTCCAGGACAACGCGACGACCGCGTACGGGGCCGGGATCACCTTCGTTCCGACGGCGTTCGGCCACCCCCACCTGCTGGTCGTGCACGCCCCGGGCTGGCGGCCGGTGATTCAATACCCGGCCGCCCAACCCGGTCTGCCACACCCGATCTCGCTCCAGGACGTGCAGCGGCGCATCGACGCCCTCGCACACCCGGTGCGGCGCAGGCTCGCCCGCACGATCGCGCGCGGGCCGCACACCACCGGCGAGCTCGCCGACGCCTGGCAGCTGACCGCGCCCGAGGTCTCCCGGCACCTGGCGGTGCTCAAACAAGCCGGGCTGGTGACGGTCAGCCGACGCGGGCGATATGTGCTCTACCAACTCGACCTCGTGGTCTGCGCCCGGCTCGGCGCAGACTTCGTCGAGGCGATCCTGCGCTAG
- a CDS encoding FAD-binding oxidoreductase — protein sequence MSNIQNLHHVVRGKVWLPGEADFDTTRLPWNRAVEQPVDAVVEAADAADVADLVRYARANGLTLTTQPNGHGATGRTDGTVLLRTRRLDALDIDAGNRRARIGAGVSSGRLQQAAAAYGLTGLPGSSPVVSVTGVALGGGLSWFGRKHGWVADSVRAFDIVDAEGSRRHITADTEPDLFWALRGGGGDFAVVTALELELHPAPHVYGGRMMWAGAHASAVLSAYQQIVDKAPDELTLWFNLVHFPGADPMVTVDLTHLGPEAEARDLIAELDRLPQPIADTRRVMTVAELGGITGEPTDPSAGLSRAELLTTLDETLLAEPIAPLLSVQVRHLGGAFAQPSDSPHGPLTEPYALYLFGLAQDPAGVLVKQAALAETLPVSGRKPFTFLNPAETVADAFTPEVVERLRQIKSQVDPGQLFRSNFPV from the coding sequence ATGTCAAATATCCAGAATCTTCACCATGTCGTACGCGGAAAGGTGTGGCTGCCGGGCGAGGCTGATTTCGACACCACCCGCCTGCCGTGGAACCGTGCCGTCGAGCAACCGGTGGACGCCGTCGTCGAAGCCGCCGACGCAGCCGACGTCGCCGACCTGGTCCGCTACGCCCGCGCGAATGGGCTCACCCTCACCACCCAGCCCAACGGGCACGGCGCCACCGGGCGTACTGACGGGACGGTCCTCCTGCGTACTCGGCGGCTCGATGCGTTGGACATCGACGCCGGGAACCGGCGCGCCCGCATCGGTGCCGGCGTCTCGTCCGGCCGGCTCCAGCAGGCCGCGGCGGCGTACGGGTTGACCGGGCTGCCCGGCAGCTCCCCCGTCGTCAGCGTCACCGGCGTCGCCCTCGGCGGCGGACTGAGCTGGTTCGGGCGTAAGCACGGCTGGGTCGCCGACAGCGTCCGCGCCTTCGACATCGTCGACGCCGAAGGCAGCCGACGACACATCACCGCCGACACCGAACCCGACCTGTTCTGGGCGCTGCGCGGCGGTGGTGGCGACTTCGCCGTCGTCACCGCGCTCGAACTCGAGCTGCACCCGGCACCGCACGTCTACGGGGGGCGCATGATGTGGGCCGGGGCGCACGCTTCCGCCGTGCTCTCGGCGTACCAGCAGATCGTGGATAAAGCCCCCGACGAGCTGACGCTGTGGTTCAACCTGGTCCACTTCCCCGGCGCGGACCCGATGGTGACCGTGGACCTCACCCACCTCGGCCCGGAGGCCGAGGCGCGTGACCTGATCGCGGAGCTGGACCGGCTGCCGCAGCCGATCGCGGACACTCGGCGCGTGATGACGGTGGCCGAACTGGGCGGCATCACCGGCGAACCCACCGACCCCAGCGCGGGGCTGTCCCGCGCCGAACTGCTCACCACGCTCGACGAAACGTTGCTGGCCGAGCCGATCGCACCGCTGCTCAGCGTCCAAGTACGCCACCTCGGCGGCGCGTTCGCCCAGCCGTCCGACAGCCCGCACGGACCCCTCACCGAGCCGTACGCGCTCTACCTGTTCGGCCTCGCGCAGGACCCCGCCGGCGTGCTGGTGAAGCAGGCGGCGCTGGCCGAGACGCTGCCGGTGAGCGGCCGCAAGCCGTTCACGTTCCTCAACCCGGCCGAGACCGTCGCCGACGCCTTCACCCCCGAGGTGGTGGAGCGCCTGCGGCAGATCAAGAGCCAGGTCGACCCGGGCCAGCTGTTCCGCTCGAACTTCCCGGTGTGA
- a CDS encoding RrF2 family transcriptional regulator, producing the protein MSEGVEWAVHSCLNLTWLPSGQAVPAAKLAAFYGLPAAYLNKQLQALARAGIVTSTSGPRGGFQLARSPETITLLDIVVAIEGADAAFRCEQLLKEGPGADPTVDYRQSCLVSQAMSRADLAWRKELAGQTLAGLKAQVEQRYPATPGNTVNRFTALRA; encoded by the coding sequence ATGAGCGAGGGCGTCGAGTGGGCGGTGCACAGCTGCCTCAACCTGACCTGGCTGCCGTCGGGGCAGGCGGTTCCGGCCGCCAAGCTCGCCGCGTTCTACGGCCTGCCGGCCGCGTACCTGAACAAGCAGTTGCAGGCGTTGGCGCGAGCCGGCATCGTCACGTCGACCTCCGGTCCGCGCGGCGGCTTCCAGCTCGCCCGCAGCCCGGAGACGATCACCCTGCTCGACATCGTCGTAGCCATCGAGGGCGCCGACGCGGCGTTCCGCTGCGAGCAGCTGCTCAAGGAGGGCCCGGGGGCCGATCCCACCGTCGACTACCGCCAGTCCTGCCTCGTTTCACAAGCCATGAGCCGGGCCGATCTGGCCTGGCGCAAGGAGCTGGCCGGCCAGACGCTCGCCGGGCTCAAGGCCCAGGTCGAGCAGCGCTATCCGGCTACACCCGGCAACACGGTCAACAGATTCACGGCGCTGCGCGCCTGA